A region of Plantactinospora sp. BC1 DNA encodes the following proteins:
- a CDS encoding exodeoxyribonuclease VII small subunit, which produces MTDTEERASGPGDGLSYEQARAELATVVERLEAGGTSLEESLALWERGERLAEICQGWLDGARQRIDTVRQARESGQG; this is translated from the coding sequence ATGACTGACACGGAAGAACGCGCGAGCGGGCCGGGCGACGGACTCAGTTACGAGCAGGCCCGGGCCGAGCTGGCCACGGTGGTCGAGCGGCTGGAGGCCGGCGGCACCTCGCTGGAGGAGTCGCTGGCGCTCTGGGAGCGGGGTGAGCGGCTGGCCGAGATCTGCCAGGGCTGGCTCGACGGCGCCCGGCAGCGGATCGACACCGTCCGGCAGGCCCGGGAGAGCGGCCAGGGCTGA
- a CDS encoding PhoH family protein — protein sequence MTNRRTTPRADEQNPAATKTPARARSGRRTRTTEPATSAEPAPGPRAYVLDTSVLLSDPGAFHRFAEHEVVVPLVVISELEGKRHHPELGWFARQSLRMLDELRVKHGRLDQPVPANDSGGTLRVELNHADDGVLPPGFRTESNDTRILSVALNLAAEGQPVTLVSKDMPLRVKAASVGLTADEYRHGQASDPTWTGMAELALAEEQVNQLYEGAALDVDAAAGLPTHTGLVLHSPRGSALGRVLPDKTVRLVRGDREAFGLRGRSAEQRVALELLLDESIGIVSLGGRAGTGKSALALCAGLEAVMERRRHKKVIVFRPLYAVGGQELGYLPGSEAEKMSPWAQAVFDTLGAVVHENVMEEVLARGMLEVLPLTHIRGRSLHDAFVIVDEAQSLERGVLLTVLSRVGQGSRVVLTHDVAQRDNLRVGRHDGVTAVIEALKGHPIFAHVTLNRSERSPIAEVVTDLLEDIPL from the coding sequence CAGGAGCGGACGCCGTACCCGGACGACCGAACCGGCGACCAGTGCGGAGCCCGCACCAGGACCCCGGGCGTACGTCCTGGACACCTCGGTACTGCTCTCCGATCCCGGCGCCTTCCACCGGTTCGCCGAACACGAGGTGGTGGTGCCACTCGTGGTCATCTCGGAGTTGGAGGGGAAGCGCCACCACCCGGAACTGGGCTGGTTCGCCCGGCAGTCGCTGCGGATGCTCGACGAGCTGCGGGTGAAGCACGGCCGGCTGGACCAGCCGGTACCGGCGAACGACTCGGGCGGCACGCTGCGGGTGGAGCTGAACCACGCCGACGACGGCGTACTGCCGCCGGGGTTCCGTACCGAGTCCAACGACACCCGGATCCTGTCGGTCGCGCTCAACCTGGCCGCCGAGGGGCAACCGGTCACGCTGGTCAGCAAGGACATGCCGCTGCGGGTCAAGGCGGCGTCGGTGGGACTGACCGCCGACGAGTACCGGCACGGCCAGGCCAGCGATCCGACCTGGACCGGCATGGCCGAGCTGGCGTTGGCCGAGGAGCAGGTCAACCAGCTCTACGAGGGCGCGGCGCTGGACGTGGACGCCGCCGCCGGGCTGCCCACGCACACCGGCCTGGTGCTGCACTCGCCGCGCGGCTCGGCGCTGGGCCGGGTACTGCCGGACAAGACCGTACGCCTGGTCCGGGGTGACCGGGAGGCGTTCGGCCTGCGCGGCCGCTCGGCCGAGCAGCGGGTCGCGCTCGAACTGCTGCTGGACGAGTCGATCGGCATCGTCTCGCTCGGCGGCCGGGCCGGCACCGGCAAGTCCGCGCTGGCGCTCTGCGCCGGCCTGGAGGCGGTGATGGAGCGGCGCCGGCACAAGAAGGTCATCGTCTTCCGCCCGCTCTACGCCGTCGGCGGCCAGGAACTCGGCTACCTGCCCGGCTCGGAGGCGGAGAAGATGTCGCCCTGGGCCCAGGCGGTCTTCGACACCCTCGGCGCGGTGGTGCACGAGAACGTGATGGAAGAGGTGCTGGCCCGGGGGATGCTGGAGGTCCTGCCGCTGACCCACATCCGGGGGCGGAGCCTGCACGACGCCTTCGTCATCGTCGACGAGGCGCAGTCGCTGGAGCGCGGCGTGCTGCTCACCGTGTTGTCCCGGGTGGGTCAGGGCTCCCGGGTGGTGCTCACCCACGACGTCGCGCAGCGGGACAACCTGCGGGTCGGTCGGCACGACGGTGTGACGGCGGTGATCGAGGCGCTGAAGGGGCATCCGATCTTCGCCCACGTCACCCTGAACCGGTCCGAGCGGTCCCCGATCGCCGAGGTGGTCACCGACCTGCTGGAGGACATCCCGTTGTAG
- a CDS encoding TetR/AcrR family transcriptional regulator has product MSAPSIRARVRAEMTEEIKAVARRHLATEGGNLSLRAVARDLGMVSSAVYRYFPSRDALLTVLIVEAYQALGDAAEAGDAAVDRHDLRGRWLGVSHAVRAWSLAHPAEYALLYGSPVPGYAAPAETVVPAQRVVYALVEIMVDGAAAGRLAPPDATPVPPPVRADLARLLQQRPGVLTEEQLVRCMAAWSQLFGLVSFEVFGRLAQGVVEDYAAYFDHQMRLMADLAGLPDEPDRPDEPGQPASEE; this is encoded by the coding sequence ATGTCCGCACCATCGATCCGGGCCCGGGTCCGCGCCGAGATGACCGAGGAGATCAAGGCGGTCGCCCGGCGGCACCTCGCGACCGAGGGCGGCAACCTCTCGCTCCGGGCCGTCGCCCGGGACCTCGGCATGGTCTCGTCGGCCGTCTACCGGTACTTCCCGAGCCGGGACGCGCTGCTCACCGTGCTGATCGTGGAGGCGTACCAGGCGCTCGGCGACGCGGCCGAGGCGGGTGACGCGGCGGTCGACCGGCACGACCTGCGCGGACGCTGGCTGGGGGTGAGCCACGCCGTACGGGCCTGGTCACTCGCACACCCCGCCGAGTACGCGCTGCTGTACGGCAGCCCGGTGCCCGGCTACGCCGCCCCGGCCGAGACCGTCGTCCCGGCCCAGCGGGTGGTCTACGCCCTGGTCGAGATCATGGTCGACGGGGCCGCCGCCGGCCGGCTCGCCCCACCCGACGCCACCCCGGTGCCGCCCCCGGTCCGCGCCGACCTGGCCCGGCTGCTCCAGCAACGTCCCGGGGTACTCACCGAGGAGCAGCTCGTCCGCTGCATGGCCGCCTGGAGCCAGCTCTTCGGCCTGGTCAGCTTCGAGGTGTTCGGCCGGCTCGCCCAGGGGGTGGTCGAGGACTACGCGGCGTACTTCGACCACCAGATGCGGCTGATGGCCGACCTGGCCGGCCTACCCGACGAGCCGGATCGGCCCGACGAGCCGGGTCAGCCCGCGTCGGAGGAGTGA
- a CDS encoding rhomboid family intramembrane serine protease, with amino-acid sequence MSRGNDPNRFGTEAFYAALGRAFVAMCAVVPVLFVIEALDVWLNAGFDTTAGIMPRNIAGLDGIFFGPFLHHGFDHLYSNSVPLILLGTFVLATGARRFLYSTLLIMFVSGIGVWITGSPSSIVVGASGVVFGYLGLLFMRGIVERSWWNFGVVLLVGLLYGWQLLGVLPTDEPISWQGHLFGLLGGLVAAIVFRRRRPRDDDPYRSESTMTLP; translated from the coding sequence ATGTCCCGCGGCAACGACCCGAACCGGTTCGGCACCGAAGCGTTCTACGCGGCGCTCGGCCGGGCCTTCGTCGCGATGTGCGCCGTGGTGCCGGTGCTCTTCGTGATCGAGGCGCTCGACGTCTGGCTGAACGCCGGATTCGACACCACCGCCGGGATCATGCCCCGGAACATCGCCGGGCTCGACGGGATCTTCTTCGGGCCGTTCCTGCACCACGGCTTCGACCACCTCTACAGCAACAGCGTGCCGCTGATCCTGCTCGGTACCTTCGTACTCGCCACCGGGGCGCGGCGGTTCCTCTACTCCACGCTCCTGATCATGTTCGTCAGCGGGATCGGCGTGTGGATCACCGGATCGCCCTCGTCGATCGTGGTCGGGGCCAGCGGCGTGGTCTTCGGCTACCTCGGCCTGCTCTTCATGCGGGGGATCGTCGAGCGGAGCTGGTGGAACTTCGGCGTCGTGCTGCTGGTCGGACTGCTCTACGGCTGGCAACTGCTCGGGGTGCTGCCCACCGACGAACCGATCTCCTGGCAGGGGCACCTCTTCGGGCTGCTCGGCGGGCTGGTGGCCGCGATCGTCTTCCGGCGGCGCCGGCCCCGCGACGACGACCCGTACCGGTCGGAGTCGACCATGACGCTGCCCTGA
- a CDS encoding NAD(P)/FAD-dependent oxidoreductase produces the protein MREVDVAIIGAGPTGLFAAYYAGFRGLSVAVIDVLPEPGGQVTAMYPEKVIYDVAGFPSIKGRDLVANLVTQAASFNPEYLLGVRAEKLSYLDGKPVLSLANGDILHCGAIIVTAGLGSFTPRPLPAAENFVGSGIVFFVPHLADLAGQDVLIVGGGDSAFDWALALQPLARSVTLVHRRERFRAHAATVDRVRELPVRIVVNAEVTTLHGEGAVTGAEIAVKGGPTETIPVDTVVAALGFTADLGPLTEWGLDLDKRHILVDSTMVTNLPRVFSAGDITEYPGKVRLIATGFGEAATAVNNAAVVINPAAHLFPGHSSDAG, from the coding sequence ATGCGTGAGGTCGATGTCGCGATAATCGGGGCCGGCCCCACCGGCCTCTTCGCGGCCTACTACGCCGGCTTCCGTGGGCTGTCGGTCGCGGTCATCGACGTGCTACCCGAGCCGGGCGGACAGGTCACCGCGATGTACCCGGAGAAGGTCATCTACGACGTCGCCGGGTTCCCGTCGATCAAGGGCCGCGACCTGGTCGCCAACCTGGTCACCCAGGCCGCGTCCTTCAACCCGGAATACCTGCTCGGGGTACGCGCGGAGAAGCTGTCGTACCTGGACGGCAAGCCGGTGCTCAGCCTCGCCAACGGCGACATCCTGCACTGCGGCGCGATCATCGTCACCGCCGGGCTGGGCAGCTTCACGCCCCGCCCGCTGCCGGCCGCCGAGAACTTCGTCGGCAGCGGCATCGTCTTCTTCGTACCGCACCTGGCCGATCTCGCCGGCCAGGACGTGCTGATCGTCGGCGGCGGCGACTCCGCCTTCGACTGGGCGCTGGCGCTGCAACCCCTGGCCCGGTCGGTCACCCTGGTGCACCGCCGGGAGAGGTTCCGGGCCCACGCCGCCACCGTCGACCGGGTACGCGAGCTGCCGGTACGCATCGTGGTCAACGCCGAGGTGACGACCCTGCACGGCGAGGGCGCGGTGACCGGGGCGGAGATCGCGGTCAAGGGTGGCCCGACCGAAACGATCCCGGTCGACACCGTGGTCGCCGCGTTGGGCTTCACCGCCGACCTCGGCCCGCTGACCGAGTGGGGCCTCGACCTCGACAAGCGGCACATCCTGGTCGACAGCACCATGGTCACCAACCTGCCCCGGGTCTTCTCCGCCGGTGACATCACCGAATATCCGGGCAAGGTCCGGCTGATCGCCACCGGCTTCGGCGAGGCGGCGACGGCGGTGAACAACGCCGCCGTGGTGATCAACCCGGCCGCGCACCTCTTCCCCGGTCACTCCTCCGACGCGGGCTGA
- a CDS encoding NAD-dependent epimerase/dehydratase family protein, giving the protein MALQVIVGAGPVGQGVARLLADLGERVRLVSRRGGGPEHPGIERVAADATDPRLAELAHGAAAIYNCANPAYHRWATDWPPIAAALLAVAERSGAVLATTGNLYGYGPVDGPITESAPLRPNGVKGRVRARMWQDALAAHEAGRVRATEVRGSDYLGAGAQTIFTLLAMPKVLAGKRASVPADLDAPHSWTYVGDVARTLVAAAADERAWGRPWHVPGQPPVSIRALATRLAELAGAPAPRLTSMPPALLWLGGLFDPTARELRETAYQFRRPFVLDSSAATATFGIEPTGLDTALRETAGLAPAVSR; this is encoded by the coding sequence ATGGCACTCCAGGTGATCGTCGGCGCCGGCCCGGTCGGCCAGGGCGTGGCCCGGCTGCTCGCCGACCTGGGCGAGCGGGTCCGGCTGGTCAGCCGCCGGGGCGGTGGACCGGAGCATCCCGGCATCGAGCGGGTCGCCGCCGACGCGACCGACCCCCGGCTGGCCGAACTGGCGCACGGGGCGGCGGCGATCTACAACTGTGCCAACCCGGCGTACCACCGCTGGGCCACCGACTGGCCGCCGATCGCCGCCGCGCTGCTGGCCGTGGCGGAACGCAGCGGGGCGGTGCTGGCGACCACCGGCAACCTGTACGGCTACGGCCCGGTGGACGGGCCGATCACCGAGAGCGCGCCACTGCGCCCGAACGGCGTGAAGGGCCGGGTCCGGGCGCGGATGTGGCAGGACGCGCTGGCCGCGCACGAGGCGGGGCGGGTCCGGGCGACCGAGGTACGCGGCTCCGACTACCTCGGTGCGGGCGCGCAGACCATCTTCACCCTGCTCGCGATGCCGAAGGTGCTGGCCGGGAAGCGGGCGAGCGTACCGGCCGACCTCGACGCCCCGCACAGTTGGACGTACGTCGGCGACGTCGCCCGTACCCTGGTCGCCGCTGCCGCCGACGAGCGGGCCTGGGGACGGCCCTGGCACGTACCCGGTCAGCCGCCGGTCTCGATCCGGGCGCTGGCGACCCGGCTCGCCGAGCTGGCCGGCGCCCCGGCGCCGCGACTCACCTCGATGCCGCCCGCGCTGCTCTGGCTCGGCGGGCTCTTCGACCCGACGGCGCGGGAGCTGCGGGAGACGGCGTACCAGTTCCGCCGGCCGTTCGTGCTGGACTCCTCGGCGGCGACCGCGACGTTCGGCATCGAGCCGACCGGGCTGGACACCGCGCTCCGGGAGACCGCCGGACTCGCCCCGGCGGTCTCCCGCTGA
- the glpX gene encoding class II fructose-bisphosphatase, with protein sequence MTNTRTRVPQNLDRNLALDLVRVTEAAAMAAGRWVGRGDKEGGDGAAVDAMRKLINSIPMRGVVVIGEGEKDNAPMLFNGEQVGDGTGPEVDVAVDPIDGTTLMSKGMPNALAVLAVAERGAMFDPSAVFYMEKLAVGPVYADVVDINAGVAENLRRIAKVKGTEVSDVTVCVLDRPRHKELVQQIRRVGAGIQFISDGDIAGAIAAARGESGVDVLMGIGGTPEGITAACALKCMGGAMQAKLWPRDDEEREKALAAGHDLSRVLHTDDLVTGDNAFFVATGITSGDLLRGVRYRAGGAYTQSIVMRSKSGTIRVIDSYHRLEKLALYSAIDFDGRPLAEQE encoded by the coding sequence ATGACGAACACCCGTACCCGGGTGCCACAGAACCTCGACCGCAACCTTGCCCTCGATCTCGTCCGGGTCACCGAGGCGGCGGCGATGGCCGCCGGCCGATGGGTCGGCCGGGGCGACAAGGAGGGTGGCGACGGCGCGGCCGTCGACGCCATGCGCAAGCTGATCAACTCGATCCCGATGCGTGGGGTGGTGGTGATCGGCGAGGGCGAGAAGGACAACGCCCCGATGCTCTTCAACGGTGAGCAGGTCGGCGACGGCACCGGGCCGGAGGTCGACGTGGCGGTCGACCCGATCGACGGCACCACCCTGATGAGCAAGGGCATGCCGAACGCCCTGGCCGTGCTCGCGGTGGCCGAACGCGGCGCGATGTTCGACCCGAGTGCCGTCTTCTACATGGAGAAGCTCGCGGTCGGCCCGGTCTACGCGGACGTCGTCGACATCAACGCCGGGGTGGCCGAGAACCTGCGCCGGATCGCCAAGGTCAAGGGGACCGAGGTCTCCGACGTCACGGTCTGCGTGCTCGACCGCCCCCGGCACAAGGAACTGGTGCAACAGATCCGCCGGGTCGGTGCCGGGATCCAGTTCATCTCCGACGGCGACATCGCCGGGGCCATCGCCGCCGCCCGGGGCGAGTCCGGCGTCGACGTGCTGATGGGGATCGGCGGCACCCCGGAGGGCATCACCGCCGCCTGCGCGCTGAAGTGCATGGGCGGGGCGATGCAGGCCAAGCTCTGGCCCCGCGACGACGAGGAGCGGGAGAAGGCGCTCGCCGCCGGGCACGACCTGAGCCGGGTACTGCACACCGACGACCTGGTGACCGGGGACAACGCCTTCTTCGTGGCCACCGGGATCACCTCCGGCGACCTGCTGCGCGGGGTCCGCTACCGGGCCGGTGGGGCGTACACCCAGTCGATCGTGATGCGCTCCAAGAGCGGCACGATCCGGGTGATCGACTCGTACCACCGGCTGGAGAAGCTGGCGCTCTATTCGGCGATCGACTTCGACGGCCGTCCCCTGGCCGAGCAGGAGTAG
- a CDS encoding DUF4245 domain-containing protein has protein sequence MNSTQPADRTPDDQLPADPATAAATRPENAGPKGAGPEDEQVVPAAIRSQRSTRDVVISLLVLLVPIALLIGFGRVVLGAEQPVVIDPAPVFQEARNANAFPVSEPTGLSDDWRTVTAQFRREAAGATLRLGYLSPDGGGVQLVQSSLPADELIPAELTRDGRPQGTAEVAGRSWQRYTARPGESALVLLEPGRTVLVVGRVPERDLRQIVAAMR, from the coding sequence GTGAACTCCACGCAGCCTGCCGACCGCACCCCGGACGACCAGCTCCCGGCCGATCCCGCCACGGCCGCCGCCACCCGGCCGGAGAACGCCGGGCCGAAGGGTGCCGGGCCGGAGGACGAGCAGGTGGTGCCGGCCGCGATCAGGTCACAGCGGTCGACCAGGGACGTCGTCATCTCGCTGCTGGTCCTGCTGGTGCCGATCGCGCTCCTGATCGGCTTCGGCCGGGTCGTCCTCGGTGCGGAGCAGCCGGTGGTGATCGATCCGGCCCCGGTCTTCCAGGAGGCCCGGAACGCGAACGCCTTCCCGGTCAGCGAGCCGACCGGCCTCTCCGACGACTGGCGTACCGTCACCGCCCAGTTCCGCCGGGAGGCCGCCGGTGCGACCCTGCGGCTCGGCTACCTCAGCCCGGACGGCGGTGGGGTGCAGTTGGTGCAGAGCAGCCTGCCGGCCGACGAGCTGATCCCGGCCGAGCTGACCCGGGACGGTCGGCCGCAGGGCACGGCCGAGGTGGCCGGACGCAGTTGGCAGCGGTACACGGCCCGCCCCGGCGAGTCGGCCCTGGTGCTGCTGGAGCCCGGCCGGACGGTGCTGGTGGTCGGTCGGGTGCCCGAGCGTGACCTGCGCCAGATCGTCGCCGCCATGCGGTAG
- a CDS encoding lytic transglycosylase domain-containing protein — MSRLSSRFAVRGVAVALLVGGVGGGYYLGEDREAQQHNIEAESAFDAQQAEWDLLRERHAAHIRATAEQRAAEAEAARKAAEVAKAAAERAKKAEQAASRKREREKQEKKEAEEATKPYTGPIPASCNEYSGNRKIGCALLLEEGFKLAEMPCLDKLWKKESGWNHKAENRSSGAYGIPQALPGSKMASAGSDWKTSPATQIEWGLGYIKGRYGTPCDAWAHSQDVGWY, encoded by the coding sequence GTGAGTCGGCTGTCGAGCCGGTTCGCTGTCCGGGGAGTCGCGGTCGCCCTGCTTGTGGGGGGCGTCGGCGGCGGTTACTACCTCGGCGAAGACCGGGAAGCACAGCAACACAACATCGAGGCCGAGTCGGCGTTCGACGCGCAGCAGGCCGAGTGGGACCTGCTCCGCGAGCGGCACGCGGCGCACATCCGAGCCACCGCCGAGCAGCGAGCCGCCGAGGCGGAGGCCGCCCGCAAGGCGGCCGAGGTCGCCAAGGCGGCGGCGGAGCGGGCCAAGAAGGCGGAGCAGGCCGCGAGCCGTAAGCGCGAACGCGAGAAGCAGGAGAAGAAGGAGGCGGAGGAGGCCACGAAGCCCTACACCGGGCCGATCCCCGCCTCGTGCAACGAATACAGCGGTAACCGCAAGATCGGCTGTGCTCTCCTGCTCGAAGAGGGCTTCAAGCTCGCCGAGATGCCCTGTCTCGACAAGCTCTGGAAGAAGGAGAGCGGCTGGAACCACAAGGCCGAGAACAGGTCGTCCGGCGCGTACGGCATCCCGCAGGCGCTGCCCGGCAGCAAGATGGCCTCGGCCGGCAGCGACTGGAAGACCAGCCCGGCGACCCAGATCGAGTGGGGGTTGGGCTACATCAAGGGCCGCTACGGCACGCCCTGTGACGCCTGGGCACACTCCCAGGACGTCGGCTGGTACTGA